The following are encoded together in the Bombus fervidus isolate BK054 chromosome 10, iyBomFerv1, whole genome shotgun sequence genome:
- the L(1)10bb gene encoding BUD31-like protein: MPKVRRSKKPPPDGWELIEPTLEELEQKMREAETEPHEGKRKQESLWPIFKIHHQKSRYIYDLYYRRKAISRELYDYCLNENIADRNLIAKWKKVGYENLCCLRCIQHRDTNFGTNCICRVPKGKLEEGRIVECIHCGCRGCSG, encoded by the exons ATGCCCAAAGTACGTAGAAGTAAGAAACCTCCGCCAGATGGTTGGGAATTAATTGAACCGACGCTAGAAGAATTAGAACAGAAAATGCGAGAAg CTGAAACGGAACCTCACGAGGGCAAGCGAAAACAAGAATCTTTATGGcccatatttaaaattcaccaTCAGAAATCACGATACATATATGACTTATATTATAGACGGAAAGCGATAAGCCGCG AATTGTATGATTATTGCCTGAACGAAAATATAGCAGATAGAAATTTGATAGCCAAGTGGAAGAAAGTGGGATACGAAAACTTGTGTTGTCTACGTTGTATACAACACAGGGATACTAACTTTGGTACAAATTGTATTTGTAGAGTACCTAAAGGCAAACTCGAAGAAGGCAGAATAGTGGAATGCATTCACTGCGGGTGCAGAGGATGTTCCGGATAA
- the LOC139991316 gene encoding uncharacterized protein — protein sequence MELKGSAKSNRIRSSLKSKKLIAPKVEVITENVFVPITKTIFTKKRGDAMQCNFSVPKVEFVKLYRSNNGATMPLLKKPCSLLTNIISKHKVETSGKRLRSINKSYSFVNDKKVNFSQQPEIKKQQILIFPSSISDLPLTSFKRHSPAMDENVIKTSKRKKMDKINEKTRIGSINRISLNLPRTNGNDKKLKLHNSENVIRRSQNDTTRTRCLSSSSKEKIHLMENNILNNSIMPRNTSNVSITLSSAIPTATTKREDVEKQCIFDPYCESVLENIDVAIRGTISNSIINHGEGLKYPITHIESEAFNQLRCTMFDVSTSDNFLKTNGPDTIDTMHSKMLATRNFRHHSRENIGHSILSFLTNNRSQYQDSTNSNNNGRTCKIKYSWQVIGTSSQTSQTLLDNLVKESNLLDDESVCKCSVKYSWQIIGIATQTSQRDFTVSECRSAISFLSARTNTICHPIKEMICDSPPTATVWRKGKRFIILNNQYTQTFTHKECQTVFTELYKKYQN from the exons ATGGAGTTAAAAGGTAGCGCAAAAAGCAACCGTATACGGagttcgttaaaatcgaaaaaaTTGATTGCACCAAAAGTGGAAGTGATTACGGAAAATGTTTTTGTACCGATAACAAAGACCATATTTACGAAGAAACGTGGTGATGCAATGCAGTGCAATTTTTCCGTACCAAAAGTGGAATTCGTTAAGTTATACCGAAGTAACAACGGCGCAACGATGCCATTATTAAAGAAACCATGTAGCCTTCTA ACTAATATAATAAGTAAACACAAAGTAGAAACCTCAGGAAAACGGTTGCGTTCGATTAATAAAAGTTACAGTTTTGTAAACGATAAGAAAGTAAATTTCTCTCAACAACcagaaattaaaaagcaacaaatattgatatttcctTCATCGATTTCTGATCTGCCTTTGACTTCGTTCAAACGTCACTCTCCTGCAATGgatgaaaatgtaattaaaacaaGTAAACGGAAGAAAATGGATAAAATTAATGAGAAAACAAGAATTGGCAGTATTAATCGCATCTCATTGAATCTTCCAAGAACAAACGgtaatgataaaaaattgaaattacacAATTCAGAAAATGTTATTCGTCGATCGCAGAATGATACTACTCGGACTAGATGTTTGTCATCGAGTTCTAAGGAAAAGATACATCTGATGGAAAACAATatcttaaataattcaattatgcCAAGGAATACCTCGAATGTTTCAATTACATTAAGTTCAGCAATACCAACAGCGACCacgaagagagaagacgtTGAAAAACAATGTATTTTTGATCCTTATTGCGAATCTGTCTTAGAAAATATCGACGTAGCCATAAGAGGAACAATTTCTAATAGTATCATTAATCACGGGGAAGGATTAAAGTATCCAATTACGCATATCGAATCGGAAGCCTTTAATCAACTTCGATGTACCATGTTTGATGTTTCGACATcagacaattttttaaaaacgaaCGGACCCGATACGATAGACACTATGCATAGTAAAATGTTGGCTACGCGTAATTTTCGGCATCATTCTCGAGAAAACATTGGCCATTCGATTCTATCCTTTCTTACGAACAATCGATCTCAATATCAGGATAGTACAAACTCGAACAACAACGGCCGTACGTGcaagataaaatattcttgGCAGGTCATTGGTACAAGTTCGCAAACATCACAGACACTTTTGGACAATTTAGTTAAGGAAAGCAATCTTCTCGATGACGAATCAGTCTGCAAATGTAGCGTTAAATATTCTTGGCAAATTATTGGAATCGCTACACAAACTTCTCAAAGAGATTTCACCGTTTCAGAATGTCGATCggctatttcatttttatctgcAAGAACAAATACGATTTGTCATCCTATTAAAGAAATGATATGTGACTCACCACCAACTGCTACAGTTTGGCGAAAGGGtaaaagatttattatattaaataaccaATACACACAAACGTTTACTCATAAAGAATGTCAGACGGTTTTTACGGAACTTTACAAAAAATACCAGAATTAA